In Arachis stenosperma cultivar V10309 chromosome 1, arast.V10309.gnm1.PFL2, whole genome shotgun sequence, one DNA window encodes the following:
- the LOC130979988 gene encoding uncharacterized protein LOC130979988, translated as MDFMTGLPRTRLGIDAVWVIVDRLTKFAHFLPIQVNYSLEELARLYIKKIVRLHGVPSSISKRTIIQTLDDMLRAYVLDQPGSWDCYMPLAEFTYNNSFHASIEMTPYKALYGRKFQFPLYWYEAGESSVLGPDLVTPTIGIERAIKMKKLKPRFIGPFEILRRFGPVAYQVALLPHLSTLHDVFHVSQLRKYKLDVAHVSGPKSVKLKKNLTFQVTPMRIDDTSVKKLQGKEV; from the exons ATGGATTTTATGACCGGTTTACCAAGGACTAGGTTGGGAATCGATGCAGTTTGGGTGATCGTGGATCGCTTAACCAAATTCGCTCATTTTCTACCTATCCAAGTGAACTATTCATTAGAAGAATTGGCAAGGTTGTACATCAAGAAAATTGTGAGGTTGCACGGAGTGCCATCGAGCATA TCGAAAAGAACTATTATTCAAACATTGGATGATATGCTAAGGGCGTATGTATTGGATCAACCGGGAAGTTGGGATTGTTACATGCCATTGGCTGAGTTTACATACAATAACAGCTTTCATGCGAGTATTGAAATGACTCCGTATAAGGCTTTGTATGGACGGAAGTTCCAATTTCCACTCTATTGGTATGAAGCCGGTGAATCAAGTGTATTGGGGCCTGATTTG GTTACTCCAACAATTGGGATTGAAAGAGCGATTAAGATGAAGAAGTTGAAGCCGAGATTCATAGGACCATTTGAGATTTTGAGACGATTCGGGCCGGTGGCATATCAAGTAGCTTTGCTGCCACACTTGTCTACCTTACATGACGTATTCCACGTGTCACAACTTCGTAAATACAAGTTGGATGTGGCTCATGTGTCAGGGCCCAAGTCGGTTAAGCTAAAGAAGAACTTGACATTTCAAGTGACACCGATGCGAATTGACGACACTAGTGTGAAGAAACTGCAAGGAAAGGAAGTTTAA